One genomic segment of Suttonella sp. R2A3 includes these proteins:
- a CDS encoding NAD(+)/NADH kinase: MPQPVFKHIGIIGKYRLHDVEDTIRRVIALLDDQHIAYSLDQHTMPEALQDHPRSMSISAWPDEVDLCVVIGGDGTFLYAGRMLLEHQIPLVGINAGHLGFLADIPGATLEQELSTIFEGHYCSEIRHTLHVSVENDGVCQATFYAVNDAVIHKRNMARMIDLEVYTRERFLAHYRADGLIIATPTGSTAYALSAGGPIVEPSLPATLLVPICPHTLMQRPVVLDAQRVIRACLNRERFKDVQLTIDGQEEYIMQAGDQVVVRQAQELNVIHPAQYKFQQRLREKFHWGVAGEISYDRSPGSDDA, encoded by the coding sequence ATGCCACAACCTGTTTTTAAGCACATCGGCATCATCGGCAAATACCGCTTGCATGATGTTGAAGACACCATTCGCCGCGTCATTGCGCTGCTCGATGATCAGCACATCGCTTATAGCCTTGATCAACACACCATGCCTGAAGCGCTGCAGGATCATCCGCGTAGTATGTCGATTAGCGCATGGCCCGATGAAGTCGATTTATGTGTGGTGATCGGCGGTGATGGAACATTCCTGTACGCTGGCCGCATGCTGCTTGAGCACCAAATCCCCTTAGTGGGCATCAACGCTGGTCATTTAGGCTTTCTCGCAGATATTCCCGGAGCCACCTTAGAACAGGAGCTTTCAACCATCTTCGAAGGTCACTACTGCAGCGAAATCCGCCATACCTTGCATGTAAGCGTGGAAAATGATGGCGTTTGTCAGGCAACTTTTTATGCCGTCAATGATGCGGTCATTCACAAGCGCAATATGGCGCGGATGATTGATTTAGAGGTTTATACCCGCGAGCGCTTTCTCGCGCACTACCGCGCCGACGGCTTGATTATTGCCACCCCGACCGGATCGACTGCTTACGCACTATCGGCAGGTGGGCCAATTGTCGAACCTTCTTTACCAGCCACCCTGCTCGTGCCGATTTGTCCGCATACTTTAATGCAGCGCCCGGTGGTTCTTGACGCCCAACGCGTCATTCGCGCCTGCTTGAACCGTGAACGCTTTAAAGACGTTCAGCTGACCATCGATGGACAGGAAGAATACATCATGCAAGCTGGTGATCAGGTGGTTGTGCGACAAGCACAAGAGCTCAACGTCATCCACCCTGCGCAGTATAAATTCCAGCAGCGCTTACGTGAAAAATTCCATTGGGGTGTTGCTGGCGAAATAAGCTATGACCGCAGCCCCGGGAGCGATGATGCTTGA
- a CDS encoding LysE family translocator has protein sequence MSADYPGLSQFTLLAIAHFLALMSPGPDFAVIISQSVRHGRRLGIITALGIGCGIGVHVAYTLLGIGILLKSHLWLMWTAKLLGAGYLLWLSWHLLRARPATSPIQDTACTMPDTLSAKKAFWRGFLTNATNPKATLFFLAIFTTVVAPSTPLTVQAFYGLWMCITTALWFVLVATLFSRQSIRAWFNCVGHWFDRVMGGVLCLFALRLLLSKVHS, from the coding sequence ATGAGCGCTGATTACCCGGGTTTGTCGCAATTTACGTTGCTGGCGATCGCGCATTTTTTAGCGCTGATGTCGCCAGGGCCCGATTTTGCGGTGATTATCAGTCAAAGTGTTCGTCACGGCCGGCGCTTAGGTATTATTACCGCCTTAGGCATCGGTTGTGGCATTGGCGTGCATGTGGCCTATACTTTGCTCGGGATTGGCATCCTGCTGAAAAGTCATCTTTGGCTAATGTGGACGGCCAAATTGCTTGGTGCGGGGTATTTATTGTGGCTAAGCTGGCATCTACTGCGCGCCCGCCCTGCCACATCCCCCATCCAGGACACAGCCTGCACAATGCCCGATACATTGAGTGCAAAGAAAGCGTTTTGGCGAGGCTTTCTCACCAACGCAACCAACCCCAAAGCCACGCTCTTTTTCTTAGCTATTTTCACCACCGTGGTTGCACCCAGTACGCCGCTCACCGTGCAGGCGTTTTATGGTCTTTGGATGTGTATCACTACCGCACTGTGGTTTGTTTTAGTCGCTACTCTATTTTCTCGTCAGTCAATAAGGGCTTGGTTTAATTGCGTCGGCCATTGGTTTGATCGGGTGATGGGTGGGGTGTTATGTTTGTTCGCACTACGGCTATTACTCAGTAAAGTACACTCATGA
- the purB gene encoding adenylosuccinate lyase, with product MTLSFNALTAVSAVDGRYGDKTADLREIFSEYGLIKYRYRVELRWLQTLANHPQIEELQPLSDEGAAFINALYEGFDLETAEAIKTIERTTNHDVKAVEYRLKEDLSANDELKGKIEFTHFACTSEDINNLSYALMLRDGRDLLLARYQRITDALAELSAREAQTAMLARTHGQPASPTTLGKEIANVHARLSRQLNQLKHQEMLGKINGAVGNFNAHHITYPDIDWPALAQTFVSETLQLTYNPMTTQIEPHDYIAELLDNVARINTILLDFARDIWGYISVNYFKQKVIAGEVGSSTMPHKVNPIDFENAEGNFGIANALAQHLAAKLPVSRFQRDLSDSTALRSLGTAFGHTLIALAALEKGIGKLETNHEVIAADLAANPEVLGEAVQTVMRRYDIPEPYEKLKALTRGQKITPEKLAEFIDTLDLPDEAKARLRTLKPGEYIGLAVSLSKNA from the coding sequence ATGACGCTTTCGTTCAATGCTTTGACCGCTGTTTCTGCCGTTGATGGCCGCTATGGCGATAAAACAGCCGATCTTCGTGAGATTTTCAGTGAATACGGTTTAATCAAATACCGCTATCGCGTTGAGCTGCGTTGGCTCCAAACACTCGCCAACCACCCGCAAATTGAAGAATTACAACCACTAAGTGATGAAGGCGCTGCATTTATCAACGCATTGTATGAAGGCTTTGATTTAGAAACCGCTGAAGCGATTAAAACGATTGAGCGCACTACCAACCATGATGTTAAAGCGGTTGAATACCGCTTAAAAGAAGATTTGAGCGCCAACGATGAACTTAAAGGCAAAATCGAATTCACCCATTTTGCCTGTACCTCTGAAGACATCAACAACCTCTCTTATGCGTTAATGCTGCGTGATGGCCGTGATCTACTGCTCGCGCGCTATCAACGGATTACTGATGCGCTTGCCGAGCTCAGCGCGCGCGAAGCCCAAACCGCGATGCTCGCGCGCACCCACGGCCAACCAGCCTCCCCGACCACCTTGGGTAAAGAAATCGCTAATGTGCACGCCCGCCTTTCTCGCCAGCTCAATCAGCTTAAACATCAAGAAATGCTCGGTAAAATCAACGGCGCAGTCGGAAACTTTAATGCCCACCACATTACCTACCCAGATATTGATTGGCCCGCATTGGCGCAAACTTTTGTTAGCGAGACGTTGCAACTCACCTACAACCCAATGACCACCCAAATCGAGCCACACGATTACATTGCAGAATTGCTCGATAATGTGGCGCGAATCAACACCATCCTGCTCGATTTTGCGCGTGATATCTGGGGCTATATCAGCGTCAACTATTTCAAACAAAAAGTGATTGCTGGTGAGGTAGGTTCGTCAACCATGCCGCATAAAGTCAACCCGATTGATTTTGAAAACGCCGAAGGAAACTTTGGTATCGCCAACGCACTGGCTCAGCATCTTGCAGCAAAACTCCCTGTGTCGCGTTTTCAGCGCGATTTGAGCGATTCTACCGCGCTACGAAGTCTTGGTACCGCCTTTGGTCACACCCTTATTGCCTTAGCTGCATTAGAAAAAGGGATTGGCAAACTCGAAACCAACCATGAAGTGATTGCTGCCGATCTTGCCGCCAACCCAGAAGTACTCGGTGAGGCCGTACAAACGGTTATGCGCCGCTACGACATCCCAGAGCCTTATGAAAAACTTAAAGCGCTGACCCGTGGACAAAAAATCACTCCAGAAAAGCTGGCTGAGTTTATCGATACCCTAGACTTACCTGATGAGGCAAAAGCACGCTTACGTACGCTGAAACCAGGCGAGTATATTGGCCTAGCCGTTTCTTTGAGTAAAAACGCATAA
- a CDS encoding complex I NDUFA9 subunit family protein has translation MKIAVTGGTGFVGQAVVARLREKDHEVVILSSSQSGIKDGVLLRQVDYHDVNALAEAMDGCDGAIHLVGILHEHGEQSFEWVHHALVRNVVKATAQAGIKDYIHMSALGVEHRGPSQYLKTKAAGEAAAFELAKTHDIRMVSLRPSIIFGEDDNFFNQFARLLRYLPVMPLVCHKAQFQPVAVEDVAHAFVWALESSVDRTSYELGGREVLTMREVIARVCETYDWKRLIIPLPDSVSRIQGKIMGMMPNAPFTYDNYLSMQVPNTTQQAPWSEMGIEPKPITIKRLF, from the coding sequence ATGAAGATTGCGGTAACAGGGGGCACAGGTTTTGTTGGACAAGCTGTTGTGGCCAGATTGCGTGAAAAAGATCACGAGGTGGTGATTTTATCGTCCTCACAATCGGGAATCAAGGATGGAGTGCTTTTACGCCAGGTTGATTATCATGATGTGAATGCATTGGCTGAAGCGATGGATGGCTGTGATGGGGCGATTCATCTGGTCGGTATTTTGCACGAACACGGTGAGCAATCCTTTGAATGGGTACATCATGCCTTAGTTCGCAATGTGGTTAAGGCGACCGCTCAGGCAGGGATTAAAGACTATATCCACATGTCCGCCCTCGGGGTGGAACATCGAGGTCCAAGTCAGTATCTTAAAACAAAAGCGGCAGGTGAGGCAGCCGCTTTTGAATTGGCTAAAACACACGATATACGTATGGTCAGCCTGCGCCCATCGATTATCTTTGGTGAGGATGATAACTTTTTTAATCAGTTTGCGCGTCTGTTGCGCTATCTGCCGGTGATGCCGCTGGTTTGCCACAAAGCTCAGTTTCAGCCGGTGGCTGTAGAAGATGTTGCACACGCTTTTGTATGGGCGCTGGAATCGTCAGTAGATCGCACAAGCTATGAGCTTGGTGGCAGGGAAGTGTTAACCATGCGTGAGGTGATCGCCAGGGTGTGCGAAACCTACGATTGGAAGCGTTTGATTATTCCACTACCCGATAGTGTGTCAAGAATTCAGGGTAAGATTATGGGGATGATGCCTAATGCACCGTTTACCTACGATAATTATTTAAGCATGCAAGTGCCGAATACTACCCAACAAGCACCATGGTCAGAAATGGGGATTGAACCTAAACCAATCACCATTAAACGCTTATTTTAA
- the lspA gene encoding signal peptidase II, with translation MRIAALVLALLWVAFDYVTKQWALSTLADQSIVVNEYMNFALAFNRGAAFSFLADHGGWQRWLFLGLAVVVSIWLIYAILTEKPQWLMLLGYGSILGGAIGNGYDRMAHGYVVDFIQWHYQNYYWPTFNVADIAICTGVALIIGGWLFTKSAAKT, from the coding sequence ATGAGAATAGCAGCGTTAGTACTGGCTTTGCTGTGGGTTGCTTTTGACTATGTCACCAAGCAATGGGCGTTAAGCACACTGGCCGATCAATCGATAGTGGTTAACGAGTATATGAATTTTGCTTTGGCTTTTAACCGCGGGGCGGCCTTTAGTTTTCTTGCAGATCACGGCGGCTGGCAACGCTGGTTGTTTCTTGGCCTGGCTGTGGTGGTGAGTATTTGGTTGATCTACGCCATTCTCACCGAAAAGCCGCAGTGGTTGATGTTGCTGGGTTATGGTTCGATTTTAGGTGGGGCGATTGGTAATGGCTATGACCGCATGGCGCATGGTTATGTGGTTGATTTCATCCAGTGGCATTACCAAAATTATTATTGGCCAACCTTTAATGTTGCTGATATCGCAATTTGTACGGGTGTGGCGCTGATCATCGGCGGATGGTTATTCACTAAATCAGCTGCAAAGACTTGA
- a CDS encoding DUF1289 domain-containing protein, producing MKQLESFPIENPCQQICRFNRQRYCRTCMRHMDERIHWEEYDDEEKRRVLRKCYRRKLAYKRAAYLQSVAERQHAPTQPTPRQLDLFNANKRKTPTEQPKKVTPKDDEESPQLSLF from the coding sequence ATGAAGCAGCTTGAATCTTTCCCTATTGAAAACCCCTGTCAGCAGATTTGTCGCTTTAATCGACAACGCTATTGCCGTACCTGCATGCGGCATATGGATGAGCGCATACATTGGGAAGAATACGATGATGAGGAAAAGCGGCGTGTATTACGCAAATGTTATCGCCGCAAACTGGCGTATAAACGCGCAGCTTACTTACAAAGCGTTGCCGAGCGTCAACATGCGCCCACTCAACCAACGCCCCGTCAGCTCGATTTGTTTAACGCTAATAAACGTAAAACACCCACCGAACAACCGAAAAAAGTTACTCCTAAAGATGATGAAGAGAGTCCGCAGCTATCGTTGTTTTAA
- the serS gene encoding serine--tRNA ligase produces the protein MLDIQWLRQDAEAVRAALAKRGFDFPAEQYASLEAARKEQQVRSETLQSERKTLSQAIGKAKANGQSADALMAKVASIGDEQKSTDAALAETQAALNDLLLGLPNIPDDSVPLGESEDDNVEVRRWGSPRAFDFPVKEHADLEHIGLDFAAGAKLAGARFTVLHGALARLHRALAQFMLDTHTAEHGYQETYVPYLANADSLFGTGQLPKFGEDLFQTELGERAFYLIPTAEVSLTNLVRDTILDDKQLPLRLTAQTPCFRSEAGAHGKDVRGMIRQHQFEKVEMVQIVRPEESNDALEALTAHAETILQKLELPYRTVVLCTGDMGFGARKTYDIEVWLPGQNAYREISSCSNCGDFQARRMQARYRKPGEKKPQLVHTLNGSGLAVGRTMVAILENYQNADGSITIPEVLKPYMGGLTQITAQ, from the coding sequence ATGCTCGATATTCAATGGCTGCGCCAAGACGCAGAAGCTGTTCGTGCCGCGCTTGCTAAGCGCGGTTTTGATTTTCCTGCTGAACAATACGCCAGCTTAGAAGCCGCACGTAAAGAACAACAAGTCCGCAGCGAAACCCTGCAATCAGAGCGCAAAACACTCTCCCAAGCGATTGGTAAAGCGAAAGCCAATGGCCAGAGCGCTGATGCGTTGATGGCAAAAGTCGCGAGCATTGGTGACGAGCAAAAAAGTACTGATGCGGCTTTAGCTGAAACCCAAGCCGCACTCAATGATTTACTGTTAGGGTTACCGAATATCCCTGATGACAGCGTACCGTTAGGAGAAAGTGAAGACGATAACGTTGAAGTGCGACGCTGGGGCAGCCCACGTGCATTTGATTTCCCGGTTAAAGAACACGCCGATTTAGAACACATTGGCTTGGATTTTGCCGCAGGTGCGAAACTCGCGGGCGCACGTTTTACCGTTTTACACGGCGCTTTAGCTCGCCTGCACCGTGCGCTGGCGCAATTCATGCTCGACACGCATACCGCAGAACACGGCTACCAGGAAACCTATGTGCCTTATCTCGCGAACGCTGATAGCTTATTCGGCACAGGTCAGCTGCCTAAATTTGGCGAAGACCTATTCCAAACCGAGCTTGGTGAACGCGCTTTTTATCTCATCCCAACCGCAGAAGTGAGTTTGACCAATTTAGTTCGCGACACGATTTTAGACGACAAACAGCTCCCGCTGCGTCTCACTGCACAAACGCCATGCTTCCGTTCTGAAGCGGGTGCGCACGGTAAAGACGTACGTGGCATGATCCGCCAACATCAGTTTGAAAAAGTAGAAATGGTGCAGATTGTTCGTCCGGAAGAGTCTAACGATGCACTCGAAGCGCTTACCGCACACGCGGAAACGATTCTGCAGAAGCTCGAGCTCCCCTACCGTACGGTCGTATTGTGTACTGGTGACATGGGTTTTGGCGCACGTAAAACCTATGATATAGAAGTCTGGCTACCCGGACAAAATGCTTATCGCGAAATCTCTTCTTGTAGCAATTGTGGCGATTTCCAGGCGCGACGCATGCAAGCGCGCTACCGCAAACCAGGCGAGAAAAAGCCACAACTGGTTCACACACTTAATGGTTCCGGGCTTGCCGTAGGCCGCACCATGGTCGCGATTTTAGAGAACTACCAAAACGCGGATGGTTCTATCACGATTCCTGAGGTTCTTAAGCCTTATATGGGCGGGTTGACACAAATTACTGCGCAGTAA
- a CDS encoding DMT family transporter translates to MSITRRERATAITGLMIGCVIFGLGSLIVAFVPIGAYAIAFWRMLIGGVVFGALFMLRRDHLPKNRRAIVFAGLSGIFLAVDLSLWHESIYAVGPGISTLLNSLQIFFLAALGWILFQERLSLQQTFSLFLAIIGVGLIASPEFAHNSAATWGFISGGLSAAMLAASMTAIRLTHASEPTPLVPLMVVLNFSGAFAILPIALLSDAAFFPTNWHDIALVATYGLVMQSLAWTMIAWAIPRLSLALTGLILLSEPVAALIIDYLLLDKSINGLQWTGASLTLLAIYLGSVAKKKAA, encoded by the coding sequence ATGAGTATTACACGACGCGAGCGCGCCACAGCAATCACCGGATTGATGATTGGCTGTGTGATTTTCGGCTTAGGCAGCTTAATCGTTGCCTTTGTGCCGATTGGTGCCTATGCGATTGCTTTTTGGCGAATGTTGATTGGTGGCGTGGTATTTGGCGCTCTATTTATGCTTCGTCGTGATCACCTGCCCAAAAACCGACGCGCCATCGTTTTTGCCGGTTTGTCAGGGATTTTTCTTGCCGTTGATTTATCACTATGGCATGAAAGCATTTACGCGGTTGGCCCTGGGATTTCCACCCTACTCAATAGCCTGCAGATATTTTTCCTCGCTGCTCTGGGTTGGATACTCTTTCAGGAACGCCTTAGCCTGCAGCAAACTTTCAGCCTGTTTTTAGCCATTATTGGCGTTGGCCTGATTGCCAGTCCTGAGTTCGCACATAACAGCGCGGCGACTTGGGGATTTATTAGCGGCGGTCTATCAGCAGCGATGCTTGCGGCTTCGATGACCGCGATTCGTCTCACTCATGCCAGTGAACCCACGCCATTAGTCCCATTGATGGTGGTACTCAATTTCAGTGGCGCGTTTGCGATCCTACCAATTGCACTATTGAGTGATGCTGCGTTTTTCCCGACTAACTGGCACGATATCGCCTTAGTCGCCACTTATGGCTTAGTGATGCAAAGTTTGGCATGGACGATGATTGCTTGGGCGATTCCGCGCCTCTCATTGGCACTCACCGGACTTATTTTGCTCAGCGAACCCGTTGCTGCGTTAATTATTGATTATTTATTACTCGACAAATCGATTAATGGTTTACAGTGGACAGGCGCGTCACTCACCCTGCTTGCGATCTATCTTGGTTCAGTGGCCAAGAAAAAAGCTGCTTAA
- the recN gene encoding DNA repair protein RecN yields MTAAPGAMMLEALSIEQLAIIERSSIHFQPGFNVLTGETGAGKSILIDAVSLALGERADSSAIRHGAEQALVQALFSAIPEPLQNTLADEALANDDMPSECIIRRSVRENGSKAFCNDKSVTSAKLRNLSESLLSIHGQHSNQSLIKSEAQRERLDRFASNEQLLEKTSAAYRSWQQLTAQYQDWQNARSEHEERLSLLRYQLDELEEINPQTGEFETISAEQHILANADNILSQGGRLLDMLQDSDQALTSGVRQAQHSADALHGIDPRFAEIAELLSQSAIYLDEAADALNRQLSRIEHDPQQLAEIETRMNALHTLARKHHRSPDELGAHWQDLQQEYDALSSQQDSQNQLEAQCQQAEAHYQKAALELREARKKATLQLAKDVQQWIRQLGMVQAEFKIEVEASERASIHGLDRVTFHLCANPGQALQPLAKVASGGELSRVSLAIEVACLDEAPVPTVIFDEIDAGIGGEVADTVGRLLQRLSQNRQVLCITHLPQVAVYADHHLYIEKTSDQNSTLTSVHTLDQTKRIQEIARMLGSAESETSRGHAQAMLDAADNHRRG; encoded by the coding sequence ATGACCGCAGCCCCGGGAGCGATGATGCTTGAAGCACTCAGCATCGAACAATTAGCAATCATTGAGCGTAGCAGTATTCATTTTCAACCTGGTTTTAACGTATTAACCGGTGAAACGGGTGCTGGTAAATCCATTTTGATCGATGCGGTTTCCTTAGCGCTTGGTGAGCGTGCAGATTCCAGTGCTATTCGCCATGGAGCTGAGCAAGCGTTAGTGCAAGCGCTTTTTAGTGCTATTCCAGAGCCACTACAAAATACCCTTGCTGACGAAGCTTTAGCCAATGATGACATGCCGAGCGAATGTATTATTCGTCGCAGCGTGCGTGAAAACGGCAGTAAAGCTTTTTGTAACGATAAATCCGTGACTAGCGCAAAGCTGAGAAACTTAAGCGAGTCGTTGCTAAGTATTCATGGTCAGCATAGCAATCAATCATTAATCAAAAGCGAAGCACAACGAGAACGTTTAGATCGCTTTGCCAGCAATGAGCAATTATTAGAGAAAACCAGCGCCGCCTATCGCAGCTGGCAACAATTAACAGCCCAATACCAGGATTGGCAAAATGCGCGTAGTGAACACGAAGAACGTTTAAGCCTGTTGCGCTACCAACTCGACGAACTTGAAGAAATTAATCCTCAAACTGGTGAGTTTGAGACAATTTCTGCAGAACAACATATCCTGGCTAATGCCGATAACATCCTGAGCCAAGGTGGCCGTTTGCTTGATATGCTGCAAGACAGCGATCAGGCATTAACCAGCGGCGTCCGTCAAGCACAACACAGCGCTGACGCGCTGCATGGGATTGACCCTCGCTTTGCTGAAATCGCCGAGCTACTCAGTCAGAGCGCTATTTACTTAGATGAGGCAGCAGATGCACTCAATCGCCAGCTAAGTCGCATCGAGCATGATCCCCAGCAGCTCGCTGAGATTGAAACGCGGATGAATGCACTACACACTTTAGCGCGCAAACACCACCGCTCGCCTGATGAATTAGGCGCACATTGGCAAGACTTGCAGCAAGAATATGACGCACTTAGTTCGCAACAAGACAGTCAAAACCAGCTAGAAGCACAATGTCAGCAAGCGGAAGCTCACTACCAAAAAGCCGCTTTAGAACTTCGTGAGGCCCGTAAAAAAGCCACTTTACAGTTAGCCAAAGACGTTCAACAATGGATTCGCCAACTCGGTATGGTGCAAGCTGAATTTAAAATAGAGGTTGAAGCGAGTGAGCGAGCGAGCATCCATGGACTCGATCGGGTAACCTTTCACTTATGCGCCAACCCAGGGCAGGCTTTGCAGCCCTTAGCGAAAGTCGCCTCTGGGGGTGAGTTATCGCGCGTGAGTCTGGCGATAGAAGTGGCTTGTCTGGATGAAGCCCCGGTGCCGACGGTGATTTTTGATGAAATTGATGCCGGTATTGGTGGCGAAGTGGCCGATACGGTAGGAAGATTGCTGCAACGCCTCAGTCAAAATCGACAGGTTCTGTGTATCACTCATTTGCCGCAAGTCGCAGTCTATGCCGACCATCATTTGTATATCGAAAAAACCAGCGATCAAAACAGTACACTCACGAGCGTTCATACGCTGGATCAGACAAAACGCATACAAGAAATTGCCCGCATGTTAGGCAGCGCTGAAAGCGAAACCTCGCGTGGCCATGCACAAGCCATGCTCGATGCAGCAGACAATCATCGTCGAGGATGA
- a CDS encoding outer membrane protein assembly factor BamE produces the protein MRMRLHLPLIVTTLIFTAACTRMPFLYQVDVAQGNVFDEQKVAQIQPGMTRQQVHRLLGAPLLDDPFHAQRDHYLYRFKSGESNTRYQRDLIIDYDTNNQVTQVQQTPLHVTKD, from the coding sequence ATGAGAATGCGTTTACATTTGCCGCTGATCGTAACCACGCTGATATTCACCGCAGCTTGCACGCGCATGCCCTTTCTTTATCAAGTCGATGTGGCGCAAGGTAATGTGTTTGATGAGCAAAAGGTGGCACAAATCCAGCCCGGCATGACCCGTCAACAAGTGCATCGCTTACTTGGTGCGCCGTTGCTCGATGATCCTTTTCATGCACAACGCGATCATTATTTATATCGCTTTAAAAGCGGTGAGTCCAACACCCGCTATCAACGCGATTTAATCATCGATTACGATACCAATAATCAAGTTACTCAGGTGCAACAAACCCCGTTGCACGTCACGAAGGATTAA